The Methanocaldococcus jannaschii DSM 2661 genome has a segment encoding these proteins:
- the nrdD gene encoding anaerobic ribonucleoside-triphosphate reductase encodes MISAKDFAEKVMEFYVIKRDKRKEKFNVNKLAKSLINSGVNYGDLDTIISEVCAKVYNGITTDELKDIVYNVLKKIDKDVAENYRNGIILKVRTSEKEFESFDKEKIAKALIRETGADEETARKIADEVERELKKLKVKYLTAPMIREIVNYKLIEYGFEELRHKHTRLGMPVYDITKLIKSGSRENANLMYNPESIHKWVADETMKQYALLAIFPKHIADAHIKGDIHLHDLEYAATRPVCLQHDLRPFFKYGLKVDGTGLHTSVSKPAKHPEVAIQHAAKVMMAAQTNMSGGQSIDEFNVWLAPYVRGLSYEKIKQLMQMFIYELNQMYVARGGQSLGRDELIFIKEGDKLKVCKIGEAIDEFMEKYKDKIIVDGDTEILYLDGIAEVYTISVNVKTGKAEFKRVYAISRHKPRGKVYKVIGKDGTSIIVTEDHSLFNYDENGNLVCVKPRQMKHIIRNFNNPYDVEYRIGDYIETNYQRTDSKYNSRQNDIPEKLKITKELCQFLGLFVAEGSYITNGISITTKDDDIAKFIERFVKEQINENIAVKRYEDSVRFVNKGFYRFLKEHINGKAINKNSPEFILKGDKEMKLAFLGGLISGDGYVSKDGRVQIYTTSEQLLGQLHLLLSDLGMIYSITKIKEEGEKIEIKRNEIVRNYKLYVIEIAKNCTEDLKPYVIPKYKKERIKPANYDQLPYDYRIIKEHLRKITDKKPYNDYAWKSNNRKLKLNTLEKIEQLNPHLREEINKFKLNIPFEIKEIKEIDYNGYVYDLSVEDNENFITATGILCHNTIFSSINLELEIPEFLKDKPAVIAGTTRGTYGDYEEEAKLILEALVDVMMEGDAMGKPFLFPNFIIKLRENAFKDENKELMYKIHQLSAKFGIPYFINMLPDWQVTNTNAMGCRTRLSGNWTGDAEIDTLRTGNMQWYSLNLPRIAYEANGDDTKLFEILHERLEILKEALLIKHEVTKERLYVDNLMPFLTQEFDGESYYRYENTTKTFGFVGLNEMLKYHLGEELHESKDAVKFGEKVIEYIREYADKLKEETGLRWTVTQTPAESSLPYDEKILIFENNEYKLVKIGEFVEKYLNRYKDRAITYGDNNIEVYIKDENIYAPSFDKDGKIVLKPITHAIRHRGKEIYEIELESGKKVRVTGDHSVFTINDNLDVVEVKASDLKVGDFIITPKIIPSISKDKIYLSEIVKNKDKYYVKIKDHIKFIEEHEEILKESYKEYKTKWKDLKPVLKKKNAFRLDLIEDLVDKEKIEKISYGHANYINNKIKLDEKFGYLIGAFLSEGHWNDKCVEISSTNKEFIENLVEIIEEILGKDAYYITVKGDKRRYKDLYVIGLNKTVAMIFESLGLNKLSSNKEIPSILLSNETFLKGLIKGYIDGDGSIYVDESKRDYSIRLYTTSETLRDTLCLALKILGINYRLSIDKKSKVNENWRDCYVIKITGKENIEKLLDVEIKNNGGKDVIPKIAEKFKEIINQYSQREWKERFGIDVNNLHIWEDLKKGYMSRYRAKKVLNIMKNVKEIEEKYGRLLDKIGQLIDNDLLFERIKSIRVLDEIPEYVYDISVEGTENFIGGEGFICLHNTAGRFARLDYKYYKEETISVVRGDLNDVDSLYYTNSSHVRVDAPITLGEKVRIEEKFHPLCNGGHIMHIWNIESAADPEVLMDITKKITKTHIGFWTYTKNLSVCNRCGISMGGLRDRCINCGSEDVAKFSRITGYLQNISNWNRAKQKELEDRKLPRI; translated from the coding sequence ATGATAAGTGCTAAAGATTTTGCAGAGAAAGTTATGGAATTCTATGTAATAAAGAGAGACAAAAGAAAGGAGAAATTCAATGTAAATAAATTAGCTAAATCTTTAATAAACAGTGGGGTAAATTATGGCGATTTAGACACAATAATATCCGAAGTTTGTGCTAAAGTTTATAATGGAATAACAACCGATGAGTTAAAAGACATTGTTTATAATGTTTTAAAGAAGATTGATAAGGATGTAGCTGAGAATTATAGAAATGGGATTATATTGAAGGTTAGAACATCTGAAAAAGAGTTTGAGTCATTTGACAAAGAAAAGATTGCAAAAGCATTGATTAGAGAGACAGGGGCAGATGAAGAAACAGCTAGAAAGATAGCTGATGAGGTTGAGAGAGAACTAAAAAAACTTAAAGTCAAATACTTAACAGCACCGATGATTAGGGAAATAGTCAATTACAAGTTAATAGAGTATGGATTTGAAGAACTAAGACATAAGCACACAAGATTAGGAATGCCAGTCTATGATATAACCAAATTGATAAAGAGTGGTTCAAGAGAGAATGCCAACTTAATGTATAACCCAGAATCAATCCATAAATGGGTTGCTGATGAAACAATGAAGCAATATGCTTTATTAGCCATCTTCCCAAAACACATAGCTGATGCTCATATAAAAGGGGATATACACTTACACGATTTGGAATATGCAGCAACAAGACCTGTTTGTTTGCAACATGATTTAAGACCATTCTTTAAATATGGTTTAAAAGTTGATGGAACTGGATTGCATACTTCTGTTTCAAAACCTGCAAAGCATCCTGAAGTAGCTATACAGCATGCGGCTAAGGTTATGATGGCCGCCCAGACAAATATGAGTGGAGGACAAAGTATAGATGAGTTTAATGTTTGGTTAGCTCCTTATGTTAGAGGGCTTAGCTATGAAAAAATAAAGCAGTTAATGCAGATGTTTATTTATGAACTAAATCAAATGTACGTAGCAAGAGGAGGACAGAGCTTAGGTAGAGATGAATTAATCTTCATAAAAGAGGGAGATAAATTAAAAGTTTGCAAAATTGGAGAAGCGATTGATGAATTTATGGAGAAATATAAAGATAAAATAATAGTAGATGGAGACACGGAAATCCTCTACTTGGATGGCATTGCTGAAGTTTATACAATATCAGTTAATGTTAAGACTGGAAAGGCAGAGTTTAAGAGAGTTTATGCGATATCAAGACACAAACCAAGAGGGAAGGTTTATAAAGTTATTGGTAAGGATGGGACTTCTATAATAGTAACAGAAGACCATTCATTATTTAACTATGATGAAAACGGTAATTTAGTCTGTGTTAAGCCACGACAAATGAAGCATATTATCAGAAACTTTAACAATCCGTATGATGTTGAGTATAGAATTGGAGATTATATAGAAACTAACTACCAAAGAACTGATTCAAAATATAATAGCAGACAAAATGATATCCCAGAAAAATTAAAAATAACAAAAGAACTTTGTCAATTCTTAGGTTTGTTTGTTGCTGAGGGAAGTTATATTACAAACGGCATTTCAATAACTACAAAAGATGATGACATAGCTAAATTTATTGAGAGATTTGTGAAGGAGCAGATAAATGAAAATATTGCAGTTAAAAGATATGAGGACTCTGTAAGATTTGTAAATAAAGGATTCTATAGGTTCTTAAAGGAACATATAAATGGAAAGGCAATAAACAAAAACAGCCCAGAGTTCATACTAAAAGGAGACAAAGAAATGAAATTAGCATTCTTGGGAGGATTAATAAGTGGAGATGGGTATGTTAGTAAAGATGGAAGAGTGCAGATATATACAACATCTGAACAACTATTAGGACAATTACATTTGTTGCTATCTGACTTAGGAATGATTTATTCAATAACCAAAATAAAAGAGGAAGGGGAAAAGATTGAGATTAAAAGAAATGAAATAGTAAGAAATTACAAACTATACGTCATTGAAATTGCTAAAAATTGCACAGAAGATTTAAAACCTTATGTAATTCCAAAATACAAAAAAGAGAGAATAAAGCCAGCTAACTATGACCAATTACCTTATGACTATAGAATAATAAAAGAACATCTAAGAAAAATAACAGATAAAAAACCATACAACGATTATGCATGGAAATCAAATAATAGAAAATTAAAACTCAACACATTAGAAAAAATTGAGCAACTTAATCCACATTTAAGAGAAGAAATAAATAAATTTAAGCTAAATATCCCATTTGAAATAAAAGAGATTAAAGAGATTGACTATAATGGATATGTCTATGATTTGAGCGTTGAGGATAATGAGAACTTTATAACAGCTACTGGTATCTTATGCCACAATACAATATTCAGCTCCATTAACTTAGAATTGGAAATCCCAGAGTTTTTAAAGGATAAGCCAGCAGTGATAGCTGGAACTACAAGAGGAACTTATGGAGATTATGAGGAGGAGGCGAAGTTAATCTTAGAGGCATTAGTTGATGTGATGATGGAAGGAGATGCAATGGGAAAACCATTCTTATTCCCAAACTTTATAATTAAGTTGAGAGAGAATGCCTTTAAAGATGAAAATAAAGAACTTATGTATAAAATCCACCAATTGTCTGCTAAGTTTGGGATTCCTTACTTTATAAACATGCTTCCAGATTGGCAGGTAACTAATACAAATGCAATGGGTTGTAGAACAAGGTTGAGTGGAAATTGGACAGGAGACGCTGAGATAGACACTTTAAGAACTGGAAACATGCAGTGGTACTCTCTAAACTTACCGAGAATAGCTTATGAGGCAAATGGAGATGATACTAAGTTATTTGAGATATTGCATGAAAGGTTAGAGATTTTGAAAGAAGCATTATTAATAAAACATGAAGTTACAAAAGAGAGGTTGTATGTTGATAACTTAATGCCTTTCCTAACTCAGGAGTTTGATGGAGAATCATATTATAGGTATGAGAACACAACAAAAACATTTGGATTTGTTGGATTGAATGAGATGCTTAAATATCATTTGGGAGAAGAATTACATGAGTCAAAAGATGCAGTTAAGTTTGGTGAAAAGGTTATTGAATATATTAGGGAGTATGCTGATAAGTTAAAGGAAGAGACTGGTTTAAGATGGACTGTAACACAAACACCGGCTGAAAGTTCGTTACCTTACGATGAGAAGATATTGATATTTGAAAATAATGAATACAAATTAGTTAAAATTGGTGAATTTGTTGAGAAATATCTGAACAGATATAAAGATAGAGCAATAACTTATGGAGATAACAATATTGAGGTTTATATTAAAGATGAAAACATCTATGCTCCTTCATTTGATAAAGATGGAAAAATTGTCTTAAAACCAATTACTCATGCTATCAGACATAGGGGTAAAGAAATCTATGAGATAGAATTGGAGAGTGGTAAAAAAGTTAGAGTTACTGGAGACCATAGTGTATTCACTATAAATGACAATTTAGATGTTGTAGAAGTAAAGGCATCTGATTTAAAGGTTGGAGACTTTATAATAACTCCAAAGATTATTCCAAGCATAAGTAAAGATAAGATTTACTTAAGTGAAATCGTTAAAAATAAAGACAAATACTATGTAAAAATAAAAGACCATATCAAATTCATTGAAGAGCATGAAGAAATTCTAAAGGAGAGCTATAAAGAATATAAAACTAAATGGAAAGATTTAAAACCAGTATTAAAGAAGAAAAATGCCTTCAGATTAGATTTAATTGAAGATTTAGTCGATAAAGAGAAAATTGAAAAAATAAGCTATGGACATGCAAATTACATTAACAATAAGATAAAACTTGATGAGAAATTTGGTTATCTAATTGGAGCATTCTTGTCAGAGGGTCATTGGAATGACAAATGTGTTGAAATATCGAGCACCAATAAAGAGTTTATTGAAAACTTAGTAGAGATTATTGAAGAAATATTAGGAAAAGATGCATATTACATTACTGTTAAAGGTGATAAGAGAAGGTATAAAGATTTGTATGTAATTGGACTAAATAAAACAGTAGCCATGATATTTGAGAGTTTGGGATTAAATAAACTAAGCTCAAATAAAGAGATTCCATCCATATTATTGTCAAATGAAACATTCTTAAAAGGTTTAATTAAAGGCTATATAGATGGAGACGGAAGTATATATGTGGATGAATCAAAAAGAGATTATAGCATAAGGTTATACACAACATCTGAAACATTAAGGGATACCTTATGTTTAGCTTTGAAAATCCTTGGAATTAACTATAGACTAAGCATAGATAAAAAATCAAAAGTAAATGAAAATTGGAGAGATTGTTATGTTATAAAAATTACTGGAAAAGAAAATATTGAAAAGCTATTGGATGTTGAAATTAAGAACAACGGAGGAAAGGATGTAATTCCAAAAATAGCAGAGAAGTTTAAAGAAATAATAAATCAATATTCACAAAGAGAGTGGAAAGAAAGATTTGGTATTGATGTTAATAATCTGCATATATGGGAAGACTTAAAGAAGGGATACATGAGTAGATATAGAGCTAAAAAAGTTTTGAATATAATGAAGAATGTTAAAGAAATTGAAGAAAAATATGGTAGGTTGTTGGATAAAATAGGGCAGTTGATAGATAATGACTTACTCTTTGAAAGAATAAAATCAATAAGAGTATTGGATGAAATTCCAGAATATGTATATGATATCTCAGTTGAAGGTACTGAGAACTTTATTGGTGGAGAAGGGTTTATTTGCCTACATAACACAGCAGGAAGATTTGCAAGGTTGGATTACAAATACTACAAAGAAGAAACCATAAGTGTTGTTAGAGGAGACTTAAATGATGTGGATAGTCTCTACTATACAAATTCTTCTCATGTTAGAGTTGATGCCCCTATAACTTTAGGAGAGAAAGTTAGGATTGAAGAGAAGTTCCATCCTTTGTGTAACGGTGGGCATATAATGCATATTTGGAATATTGAGAGTGCTGCAGACCCTGAGGTATTGATGGATATAACAAAAAAGATAACAAAAACACATATCGGTTTCTGGACATACACAAAAAATCTAAGCGTTTGTAATAGATGTGGAATAAGTATGGGAGGTTTGAGAGATAGGTGTATAAATTGTGGTTCTGAGGATGTAGCTAAGTTCAGTAGAATAACAGGATATCTACAAAATATTTCAAACTGGAATAGAGCTAAGCAAAAAGAGTTAGAAGATAGGAAATTACCAAGGATTTAA
- the larE gene encoding ATP-dependent sacrificial sulfur transferase LarE, with protein MVFLKKLIKLKNNLKEKFKNKKIIIAYSGGIDSLLLSILLSEITETLCIFIKTPYISEWSLNNAIINAKKYNLNLKVIKIDKIIKNVPERCYLCKKMFFEILTKEKEKYNYDVVVDGTNYDDLFEDRPGLRAKEEFNIGSPFADFKIGKKDILEIAKELNINIPPKETCLLTRFEFNREISIEDLKKIEELEEFLRNYVKGAIRVRDYKNLAVIEIEDDLSKIINEKEEIIKKFKDYGFKKVCINLEIYRSY; from the coding sequence GTGGTATTTTTGAAAAAACTAATTAAATTAAAAAATAACCTTAAAGAAAAATTTAAAAATAAAAAAATTATTATTGCCTATTCTGGTGGGATTGATAGCTTACTTCTATCTATATTATTGTCAGAAATTACTGAAACTCTATGTATTTTTATAAAAACCCCCTACATCTCAGAATGGTCTTTAAATAATGCAATTATAAATGCAAAAAAGTATAACTTAAATTTAAAAGTTATTAAAATTGATAAAATTATTAAAAATGTCCCAGAGAGATGTTATTTGTGCAAAAAAATGTTTTTTGAAATCTTAACTAAAGAGAAGGAAAAATATAATTACGATGTTGTTGTTGATGGAACTAACTATGATGATTTATTTGAAGATAGACCCGGTTTAAGAGCTAAAGAAGAATTTAATATAGGCTCTCCATTTGCAGATTTTAAGATTGGTAAAAAAGATATCTTAGAGATAGCTAAAGAGCTAAATATAAATATCCCTCCAAAAGAAACGTGTCTATTAACAAGATTTGAGTTTAATAGGGAAATTTCAATAGAAGATTTAAAAAAGATAGAAGAATTAGAAGAATTTTTAAGAAATTATGTAAAAGGAGCTATAAGAGTTAGAGATTATAAAAATTTGGCTGTTATTGAAATTGAAGATGATTTAAGTAAGATAATTAATGAAAAAGAAGAAATTATTAAAAAATTTAAGGATTATGGATTTAAAAAAGTATGCATAAATTTAGAGATATACAGGAGTTATTGA
- a CDS encoding NfeD family protein, whose amino-acid sequence MEIGYIFILAGFLVIALEAIVPGLYFPAWGIALLIYGVVLLIIPQYAFISAIIAGVLTIIILHKFVYGVGKEIKVGAERFVGMIGIAIEDFEENGYGRIKIENQIWLAKSKDKIKNGDKVEIVGVEGVSLIVKKVEGE is encoded by the coding sequence ATGGAGATTGGCTATATCTTTATATTGGCAGGCTTTTTAGTGATAGCATTGGAAGCTATAGTGCCAGGATTATATTTTCCTGCCTGGGGGATAGCACTTTTGATATATGGAGTAGTTTTATTAATAATCCCACAATATGCATTTATTTCTGCAATAATTGCTGGAGTTTTGACGATAATTATCTTACATAAATTTGTTTATGGCGTTGGAAAAGAGATAAAAGTGGGGGCTGAGAGATTTGTTGGAATGATTGGAATAGCAATAGAAGATTTTGAAGAAAATGGTTATGGAAGGATTAAGATAGAGAACCAAATATGGTTAGCAAAGTCTAAAGATAAAATAAAGAATGGAGATAAAGTTGAGATTGTAGGAGTTGAAGGAGTCTCACTAATAGTTAAAAAAGTTGAAGGTGAATGA
- a CDS encoding class III signal peptide-containing protein: MLKFRKRGQISLEFSLLFLGVLLAIVIAVGYPGMFGFNKTVSISSMSLAHAAVSKMKQNIELVSSADEGTMKIVYIKCPPGTWGANNNILYFYRDGNIKFNITAKCDINIILNGNKTVSTPKIIIANITKIDETHVIVTLYQ, translated from the coding sequence ATGCTCAAATTTAGAAAAAGAGGTCAGATATCCTTAGAATTTTCTTTATTATTTTTGGGGGTTTTACTTGCAATTGTTATTGCCGTTGGATATCCTGGAATGTTTGGGTTTAATAAAACAGTTAGTATCTCTTCCATGAGTTTAGCTCATGCCGCTGTGTCTAAAATGAAGCAAAACATAGAATTAGTATCTTCTGCAGATGAAGGCACTATGAAGATTGTTTATATAAAATGTCCCCCAGGAACTTGGGGAGCTAATAATAATATTTTATATTTTTATCGTGATGGAAATATTAAATTTAACATAACGGCAAAATGTGATATTAACATAATTTTAAACGGAAATAAAACAGTTTCTACCCCTAAAATAATAATTGCAAATATAACTAAAATAGATGAGACACATGTAATTGTTACTCTATACCAATAA
- the prf1 gene encoding peptide chain release factor aRF-1 — translation MASTDSKQLYLFKKMLKELKSKKGKGTELISLYIPAGRRISDVAQHLREEMSQASNIKSKSTRKNVQSAIEAILQRLKLLKEPLEKGVVIFAGMVPRSGPGTEKMETYVIEPPEPIKTYIYRCDSEFYLEPLEEFLEDKDAYGVILVDRNEATIALVKGRNINILKKLTSGVPGKFKAGGQSARRLERLIDLAAHEFLQRVGQKANEQFLPLLQEKKLRGILVGGPGHTKNEFVEGDYLHHELKKIVLDTFDLCYTEEFGIRELLEKAAPLLKDVELMKEREAVQRFLKELIKEDGGLACYGEKEVLEALMMGAVDTLIVSEELEKYKVKIACNNCDYLEEKTVNKLELIKLEEELKNAQCPKCGGALSIVEEKDYIEYLSELCEQSGAKLVTVSSETEEGAMILNAFKGIAAILRYKIHQ, via the coding sequence ATGGCATCAACTGATTCAAAACAATTATATTTATTTAAAAAGATGTTGAAAGAATTAAAATCTAAGAAAGGTAAGGGGACTGAGCTTATCAGCCTTTATATTCCAGCAGGTAGAAGGATATCTGATGTAGCTCAGCATTTAAGGGAGGAGATGTCACAGGCATCAAACATTAAAAGTAAAAGCACAAGGAAAAATGTTCAATCAGCAATAGAGGCAATTTTGCAGAGATTAAAGTTATTAAAAGAGCCATTAGAGAAAGGAGTTGTTATATTCGCTGGAATGGTTCCAAGAAGTGGGCCTGGAACAGAAAAGATGGAAACCTACGTTATAGAGCCACCAGAACCAATAAAAACATACATCTATAGATGTGATTCAGAATTTTATTTAGAGCCGTTAGAGGAATTCTTAGAGGATAAAGATGCGTATGGAGTTATATTGGTTGATAGAAACGAAGCTACAATAGCGTTAGTTAAAGGTAGAAACATAAATATCTTAAAAAAACTAACAAGTGGAGTTCCTGGAAAGTTTAAAGCAGGAGGGCAGTCAGCAAGAAGATTAGAAAGGCTTATAGATTTAGCCGCTCATGAGTTCTTGCAGAGAGTTGGGCAGAAGGCAAATGAGCAATTCCTTCCATTATTGCAAGAGAAAAAACTTAGAGGAATCTTAGTTGGAGGGCCAGGACATACAAAGAATGAGTTTGTTGAAGGAGATTACTTACACCATGAACTTAAAAAGATTGTATTGGATACATTTGATTTATGCTATACAGAGGAGTTTGGTATAAGAGAGCTCTTAGAGAAAGCAGCTCCATTATTAAAGGATGTTGAGTTGATGAAAGAGAGAGAAGCTGTTCAGAGATTTTTAAAGGAATTAATTAAAGAGGATGGAGGATTAGCTTGCTATGGAGAGAAAGAGGTTTTAGAGGCTTTAATGATGGGAGCTGTTGATACTTTAATTGTTTCTGAAGAATTGGAGAAATATAAGGTAAAGATAGCATGTAACAATTGCGATTACTTAGAGGAAAAAACTGTCAATAAGCTTGAGCTTATTAAATTGGAAGAAGAGCTTAAAAATGCCCAATGCCCAAAATGTGGAGGAGCTTTAAGTATCGTTGAGGAAAAAGACTATATTGAATACCTCTCAGAACTATGTGAGCAGAGCGGGGCTAAACTTGTAACAGTTTCATCAGAAACAGAAGAAGGGGCTATGATTTTAAATGCATTTAAGGGAATAGCCGCTATATTGAGATATAAGATTCATCAATAA
- a CDS encoding single-stranded-DNA-specific exonuclease RecJ has translation MMEKLKEIEKVTKAIKEKILNHYGYIRVITHHDTDGLSSGGILAKMLMRTNKLFHLTVVEHLSKEVIEKLAKENEVNKPLFIFADMGSGQIEEIIKHNFNAIILDHHPPVIKDSFINENIIQLNPHIFGVDGSREITASGVCYLVAREFGYYDLSVLAIVGIIGDMQYNPLLGLNKFIVNEAREYRYVKIMNDIVYNIYDVEIYKAIAYCTKPYIPDLASEGKAFKFLKDIGIDPNKKQLDDTDKKKLLSAIIFKYPKIENLLIDRYLIEHKVRDAFLLSEMLNAVGRNGLFAVGIGICLEDDECIKIGNQILWEYKKNLINELKSVKLKKLNNIYYFEGKKGMIGIIASILVDDKPVIGYHIEGDIAKFSARGNRDLVNRGLNLSVAMAVAKEFGGNGGGHDVASGAVVSKDKVQEFLKRVDEIIGEQLRR, from the coding sequence ATGATGGAAAAACTTAAAGAAATAGAAAAAGTGACTAAAGCTATTAAAGAGAAGATTTTAAACCATTATGGATATATTAGAGTCATAACCCATCACGATACAGATGGATTGAGTAGTGGAGGAATCTTAGCTAAAATGTTAATGAGAACAAACAAATTATTCCATTTAACTGTTGTTGAACACCTATCAAAAGAGGTTATTGAAAAATTAGCTAAGGAAAATGAGGTAAATAAACCACTTTTTATATTTGCAGACATGGGTAGTGGGCAAATAGAGGAAATAATAAAACACAACTTTAATGCAATTATATTAGACCATCATCCTCCAGTTATAAAAGATAGCTTTATCAACGAAAACATCATCCAGCTAAACCCACACATCTTTGGGGTAGATGGATCAAGGGAGATAACTGCAAGTGGAGTTTGTTATTTAGTGGCAAGAGAATTTGGCTACTATGATTTGAGTGTCTTGGCAATAGTAGGAATTATTGGAGATATGCAATACAACCCTCTCTTAGGTTTAAATAAATTTATTGTAAATGAGGCAAGGGAGTATAGATACGTTAAGATAATGAACGATATTGTCTATAATATCTACGATGTTGAAATATACAAAGCAATTGCTTATTGCACAAAACCATATATCCCAGATTTAGCCTCTGAAGGAAAGGCATTTAAGTTTTTAAAAGATATTGGTATAGACCCAAATAAAAAACAATTGGATGACACAGACAAGAAAAAACTCTTATCAGCTATAATCTTCAAATACCCAAAGATTGAGAACTTACTGATTGATAGATATTTAATTGAGCATAAGGTTAGAGATGCCTTTTTGTTGTCAGAAATGCTAAATGCCGTTGGTAGAAATGGCTTATTTGCTGTAGGTATTGGAATCTGCTTAGAAGATGATGAATGCATAAAGATAGGTAATCAAATCCTATGGGAGTATAAAAAGAACTTAATCAATGAACTTAAAAGTGTTAAACTAAAAAAATTAAACAACATCTATTACTTTGAGGGTAAGAAGGGGATGATTGGGATTATTGCCTCTATATTGGTTGATGATAAGCCAGTTATTGGTTACCACATTGAGGGAGATATAGCTAAATTCTCTGCAAGAGGGAATAGGGATTTAGTAAATAGAGGTTTAAATTTAAGTGTTGCTATGGCTGTTGCTAAGGAGTTTGGTGGTAATGGAGGGGGGCATGATGTTGCCTCTGGAGCAGTAGTTTCAAAAGATAAAGTGCAAGAATTTTTAAAGAGAGTTGATGAGATTATTGGGGAGCAGTTAAGGAGATAA
- a CDS encoding peptidylprolyl isomerase, with the protein MVEKGKMVKISYDGYVDGKLFDTTNEELAKKEGIYNPAMIYGPVAIFAGEGQVLPGLDEAILEMDVGEEREVVLPPEKAFGKRDPSKIKLIPLSEFTKRGIKPIKGLTITIDGIPGKIVSINSGRVLVDFNHELAGKEVKYRIKIEEVVDDKKNIVKEIVKMYVPRLSDVKVTIRNGTVKIELPEFAPFIPNIQTAKMAIANEILKRLEDAEKVSFVETFERKKETKEENK; encoded by the coding sequence ATGGTAGAAAAGGGTAAAATGGTAAAGATTAGCTATGACGGATACGTTGATGGAAAACTATTTGATACAACTAACGAAGAATTGGCTAAAAAAGAGGGGATTTACAACCCTGCAATGATTTATGGTCCTGTTGCTATCTTTGCTGGAGAAGGACAAGTATTACCTGGATTAGACGAAGCCATATTAGAAATGGATGTTGGTGAGGAAAGAGAAGTTGTTTTACCTCCAGAGAAAGCTTTTGGTAAGAGAGACCCATCAAAGATAAAATTAATCCCATTATCAGAATTTACAAAAAGAGGAATTAAGCCAATAAAAGGATTAACCATAACTATTGATGGAATTCCTGGAAAAATTGTTAGCATAAACAGTGGAAGAGTTTTAGTCGATTTTAACCATGAATTAGCTGGAAAAGAGGTAAAATATAGGATAAAAATTGAAGAAGTTGTTGATGATAAAAAGAATATTGTAAAAGAAATTGTAAAAATGTATGTTCCAAGATTGAGTGATGTAAAAGTAACTATCAGAAATGGAACAGTTAAGATAGAATTGCCTGAATTTGCTCCATTTATTCCAAACATTCAAACAGCTAAGATGGCTATTGCTAACGAAATATTGAAGAGATTAGAAGATGCTGAAAAAGTTAGCTTTGTTGAGACATTTGAAAGAAAAAAGGAAACTAAAGAAGAGAACAAATAA